GCGCGAAGCGTTCGAGGCCCGCCGCTTTCATGAACCGGGCGAACTGTTCGCCAATCATTTGAAGCCCCTCGCGGTAGGCGCCGGCCTCGGCGCTGTCTTCGGGGAGCGTGTCGAGGGCGCGGTCGAAGCTGTCCAGCACGGCGAGCAGGTCCTTGAGGAAATCCCCCTTCGCCTGCGCCAGGCGGCGCTCGGAGTCGCGCTCCACGCGGACGCGAAACTTTTCCGTCTCCTCCTTGAGTGCCTGGTAGGCCTCGACGGTCTGGCGAAGCTTTTCGTCGCGCTTTTCGATGTCCTGCTTCAGGCGGGCAATCTCCTCTTGGAGTTCCTCGACGTAGGTGGGAAGAAGCGCAGAGGTCTCTTCCGCCGCTTCCTCGCCCCCGTTTCCCTTCCCACCTCCCGGAGCGGGGCGGGCCCAGAATCGACGGTCAACGACCCGGAGCGCTTCCTTTTCCTTCTCCTTGCTGCGTTTTCGCTTCTTGGTCTCCTCCGGGCGCTCCTCGTTCTGAGGCTGCCGGCTGCTCCGGGCCTGCTGGTCGGAGGCCCCTTCGGCCTGGGCCTCTTCCTCGTCGAGGTCGATGAAGCGGTCGTCGCTCATATCAATTCTGGTGCTGCCAGCAAACGTCGTCGTAGAACGAAATTACGCGTTATCTTCTGGAAATTATAGCACGACGCACCGGGAAGGCAAGGCGGGCGCACGAAGCCCCGTTTCGGCTACCGGCCTTCGGTTTCCGACTTTTCGCCCAGGAATTTCAAGAACTCGTCCTCCTTCCGCACCGAAGCATGCAGCCGCACGAAGCCGGCGGGAAGCGGCCATTCTTTTTTTAACTCGCGCACCTTGACCCAGTCCTTCTGCGTGGTAAGCAAGGCCGCCGCGCCTCGCCGCCGCGCCTCTGCGAGAAACGGATCCACGTCGGCGCGCTCGTAGCGGTGATGGTCGGGAAATTGCTTCCAGAGCGCAACGTCGTACCCGAGCGACCGGAGGGTTTCTTTAAACTGCGCGGGCCGCGCAAGGCCGCAGAACGCCGCGATCCGCTTTGTGGCTCCCTTCGGCGGCTCTTTCCACGCCGCGTCGCCCGCTCGAAGCTCGCAGAAGAAGTGCGGCGTCCCGGGCGCCCGCGCCCGGAGCCATGCCGCCGCCGCTTCCTCGGCGCCCTGCGGCGTCCGCGTGAAGAGCACGGCGTCCGCGCGCCGGATCGCCGAAGGCTGCTCGCGCAGGGGCCCGCGGGGGAAGATTTTTTCGTTTCCGAGAAAATCCCGCCCGTCGATTAAAAGGAGATTCGCGTCCCGCGCGAGCGCGCGGTGCTGAAAGCCGTCGTCCAGGACGACGGCCTCCGCGCTCAGGCGGTCGACGGCGAACGCGCCCCCCTTCACGCGCGAGGGGCACACCACGACCGACGCGCAGCCGAGAAGGTTCTCGGCCAGCACGAGCGGCTCGTCGCCCGCCTCGCTCCACGAAGCCCGGAGGCGTTCGCCGTCGGAAACGACGACGGGGCCGGAGATTTTTTGGGAGCGTCTGTATCCGCGCGAGAGGACGCAGACGCGCTTTCCCATGCGCGCTTGCAGGAGCCGCGCGACGCACTCCGCGACCGGCGTCTTGCCCGTGCCGCCCACGGTGAGGCTCCCCACGCTGACCACCGGAACGGGCAGGCGGCGTTCGCGGAAGACGCCGCGCTCGTAGAGGTCGTTCCGAAAGCTCAGTACGCCTTCGTAGAGGCGCATCAGCGGCGCGGCGAGCGCGCTAAGCATCGGAAAATTTCTCCGCGTAGCGCGCGATTTCCCGCAACAGGCGCATGGCAACGCCCCGGTTCTCGTCGAGGAGCGACTTGGCGCGCTCGCCGAGGACGCGGCGCACGGGCTCGTCGTAGAGAAGATGGATGACGCGGTCGGCCAGCGCGGCGGCGTCCTTGACCTCCAGCATGGCGCCGCGCTCGTGAAACCTCGCGGCGATGTCCGAAAAATTCTTCAGGAAGGGACCCGTCAGAACGGGTTTTGCAAAATACGCGGGCTCGAGGATGTTGTGCCCGCCGTAGGGCAGAAGAGAGCCGCCCACGAACACGACGTCGGCGCGCGCGTACAAGGACGCGAGCACCCCGAGTGCGTCCACCCAGACGACGTCGCATGTTTTTTCGGGTGACGACTGAAGCTCGCTCCACCGGAGGATGCGGACGCTTCCCCCCCGCCCGGCCTCGGCGAGCGCTTTTTCGGATTTCTCAGGATGCCGCGGCGCAAGAAAGAGAAGAAGATTTTGGAATTCCTGACGGACGGCGGCGAAGGCTTCCAAAACAAGCGCTTCCTCGCCCGGCCGAACGCTTCCGGCCACCCAGACGGGCCGCTCTCCGGCGAGGTTCCTTGCCCGCCGGAGCACTTCCTCCGAGGGCCGGACTTCGACGTCGAACTTGAGGTTGCCGAGCACGCGCACGCGCTCCGGGGAAGCGCCGAGGGTGCGTATCCGCTCGGCGTCGCCCTCCCCCTGTGCCCACACCTCCGTGAGGGCGCTCCACGTGCGGCGCGCGAAGCGCCCGAAAAACTTCCAGCGGCGGAAGGCGCGCTCCGAGAGCCGTCCGCTCGCGAGCACCACCGGGATGCCGCGCCGGCGCGCTTCGCGCACCAGGTGGGGCCACACCTCGCCTTCCACCAGGACGAGCAGCCGCGGGCGAATTTTTTTCACAACGCGCCGCACGAGGCATGCGAAATCGAGGGGCGGCGCGAAGACCTGCACGCCGCTCAGGCCGAGCGCGCGCAGATGGGAGCGTCCCGAAGCCGTGAACGCGGACACACAAAGGGGAAGGTCGGGCCACCGCTCCCGCATGGCGCGCAGGAGCGGCTCCGCGGCGCGCGCCTCACCAAGCGACGAGAGCACCACCCAGAGGCATCCTTGCGGAGGCCGCCCGCGCGTCCGTCCCAGCCGCTCCCCGAGTCCCTCGAAAATCTCCGGGGCCGCAAGCGCCCGGAAGGCATAGTACGGAAGGGCGGCCAAGAGCACGACGCCAAGAAGTACGCTATAGAGAAAAAACACCACGAATCGTATATCGGCCAAGTATTCCTCATAATACCCGCCATCCTCACATGGCGCAAAGCAGGGGTCAGTCGTCAGGGGCCAGCAAAAGGAAGAAGTCTTTAGCGAATCAGCGACGACCGGCTACTGGCCCCTGACCCCCGGCGACCGATCAGGCGGCCGAGACGTGGAGGTGGATGCGGTCGAGGACGGTATCGAACACGTTGTCCTTGTCGATAAAGCCGCAGGCGCCCAGCTCGCGCAGACGGTGGATGTGTTCGGGATCGCGGTAGATGGCGCTCATCACGAGGAACGGAATTTCTTTGCCTTCGCCGCTCTCCTTTGCCTCGCGCAGAACGTCGAAGCCGCTCTTCTTGGGGAGCTTCAAATCAAGAAGCACCAGATCGGGCTTGGTTTTTTGAAAGATGTCGAGGGCTTTTTCCCCGTCCTCGGCAACGACCACTTCCAACCCCGCTCCTTCGAGAACGTCCTTGAGCATGCCCCGGATGGAGCGGGAGTCCTCGACCACCAGAATGCGCCGGTGCGGGAAGCGCAGTTCGACCTCCTCTTCGTCGGGACTCGCCAAGGCTGAAACCCGGATGAGGGAATCGCACATCGGGCAGAGGTAACTCTCCTGCTCCTGTCCCTCATCCTCCCGAGCCGTTTTTTTGACCTCTACCGTATAGCCGCACTCAGAGCATTGACTGGTCATCTTGTGAAATTATTTTGCAAGCCCTATGCCACGTTCTCTATCTAATGAAAAATAAAGGGTTTTCTGGCTTGAAGGGCTACGGCTATTATGGCGTTTTTTACAATGTGTTACTTTTATTCACACAATCGGAATCTCCGAAAAAACAGCCCGTATGTGCCGCTCCGAATCCCCCCTCAGGGCCCCCCGGCGGGACGTGGCTTGCCCTGCCCTATGCGCCGGCGGCCCGCCGCAAGCGTTCCGGCTCGCGGCGCATGCGATTCCACTCCTCGGTGGCGTACTTTTCACGCTCCAGTTTCTGCGCGAGCGCCTCTTCTTCCCCAGTGAGCGTCCCCGGAGCGCAGACAGCGCCGAACGTTTCGGCAAACGCCTTCGTGAAGACGTCGGCGAGGAGGGCGGGCGTCAGCTTCGCGGAAGTAAGCTCGCCCAAAGCGGCGAAACGCTCGCCGTTGGAGGGCTCTTGCCCCGTGGCGGCGTAGAGGCTTTCGCGATCGATCGAGATGGGAACGGAGCCGTGCTGGAGAAAGCTTTCCTTAATGCGGCGCTGGGCGTTCCCCAGAAGTTTTCTTCCGTCGGGCGCGGCCACCTCGTGGCGCGAGGGAATTTCAAAGCAGGGCGCCGGCGAGCCTGCGGAGGGCGCTTTCTCGCTTGCACGAGCAAGTTCCGCGCGCGAAATGAGCGCCGCCTCGATTCCCACCGCGCCCAGCCCCTTCACGAAAGCGAGCGCGATGCGCCGGTAGGTTTCCAGAGGGCCGCAGCCTGAAAACGACGCGCCGGCGGAGGACGAGACGATGCTGTACGTAAGCTCGTCGGCGTGGAGGACGGTCCAGCCGCCGGTCGGGCGGCGGACGACGGCCACGCCGCGCGCGCGGCACGCCGCCTCGTCCACGGCGGCAGAAAACTCCTGCGCGTAGCCCAGTGAGAGCGTCGGAGACGACCAAGCGTAAAAGCGGAGCGTCGCGTCCCACGGCCCGGCGGGATGAAGCCGCAGGACGGCCTCGTCCACGGCCATGTTGCGCGCGGGAGGGAGCGCGCCGTCTCGAAGGGTGCGCCAAGTGAGCATGTCCAGGTCAGTGCGCGAACGTTAAAATCGCGGGAATCGTTTAAACGGTTCTAACGACCTAAACAGTTTGTCCCGACGAAGCTTGCTCGCCATCTTTCCCCTCCTGTTCCGCAATTCTCTTAATGGCGCGAGGCATGTGCTCGATGATATCGCCCGTGGTGAGCGCCGCCTCGGTGACCTTATGCGCGGCCAGGTCTCCCGCAAGGCCGTGCAGGTAGGTGCCGGCGAAAGCGGCCGTGGGGAGCGTGTGCAGCTTCCGGTTCGCGGCGAAGGCTCCGATGATGCCCGTGAGGGCGTCGCCCGAGCCCGCGGTGGCCATGCCGGGGTTGCCCGTGGAGTTGAGATAGACGTAGCCGTCGGGCAGGGCGCACACGGTGCGGTAGCCTTTGAGGACGACAAACGCGTTTTGCGCCTTGGCGAGCTGCAGGGCGGCCTTGATCCGGTCGCCCTGAACCTCCTCGTTGGAGGTATCCAGTAGGCGCGCCATCTCGCCGGGGTGCGGCGTCAAAATGACCTCGGCCTTGCGCTCGCCGAGCGCCTCCATCTGCCCGTCGGCCAGGGCGTTGAGGGCGTCGGCGTCGAGCACCATCGGCACGGGGCACTGCTTGACGAAAGCCGAAACGAAGGCCCTGGTTTCGGGGTGAAGCCCGAGGCCGGGTCCGAGCGCCACGGCGCTTTTTTCTTTCGCCAAATCAAGTGCCCGAAGCAGCGCACCCTCACAGATGCCGGGTGTGCCGTTCTGGGGAAGCGGCTCGACCATGAGCTCCGGAAATTTTGCCGTAAGCTCTTCGACGAACGATTCGGGCACGGCAAGCGTCGCAAGGCCGACGCCCGAGCGAAGCGCCGCGCGCGCCGCCAGCAAGGGAGCGCCGCCTTTTCCCTGCGAGCCGCCGATGACCAGAAGGTGGCCGTAGTCGCCCTTGTGTGCGTCACGCTTGCGCCGCGGGAAATACGCCCGCACCTCCTCCTCCGTCACCCACTCCGTGCGCACGTCCACCTCGGCCGCAATTTTCCGGGGCAGGCCCAGGTCGCAGCCGTAGAGAGAACCGCAGCACGATTCGGCGGGCGGAAAAACGTGGGCGAGCTTCATGTACCCGAGCCAGAGCGTGGCGTCGGCGCGCACGACTGGGCCTTCG
The DNA window shown above is from Acidobacteriota bacterium and carries:
- a CDS encoding lipoate--protein ligase family protein, which codes for MLTWRTLRDGALPPARNMAVDEAVLRLHPAGPWDATLRFYAWSSPTLSLGYAQEFSAAVDEAACRARGVAVVRRPTGGWTVLHADELTYSIVSSSAGASFSGCGPLETYRRIALAFVKGLGAVGIEAALISRAELARASEKAPSAGSPAPCFEIPSRHEVAAPDGRKLLGNAQRRIKESFLQHGSVPISIDRESLYAATGQEPSNGERFAALGELTSAKLTPALLADVFTKAFAETFGAVCAPGTLTGEEEALAQKLEREKYATEEWNRMRREPERLRRAAGA
- a CDS encoding NAD(P)H-hydrate dehydratase, with protein sequence MKITTAKQMRTIDARAAKEYGIPSLVLMELAGREVAHLVAHVREERGGYFSVLVVAGPGNNGGDGLVAARYLANAGFDVRVVILAERGRLRGDPLVHLRILERMEVPVHFAHTAPWWEEALEWLSAADIVVDALFGTGFRPPVTDGLLAAVIEDINESARYVLSVDIPSGLSADTGRVEGPVVRADATLWLGYMKLAHVFPPAESCCGSLYGCDLGLPRKIAAEVDVRTEWVTEEEVRAYFPRRKRDAHKGDYGHLLVIGGSQGKGGAPLLAARAALRSGVGLATLAVPESFVEELTAKFPELMVEPLPQNGTPGICEGALLRALDLAKEKSAVALGPGLGLHPETRAFVSAFVKQCPVPMVLDADALNALADGQMEALGERKAEVILTPHPGEMARLLDTSNEEVQGDRIKAALQLAKAQNAFVVLKGYRTVCALPDGYVYLNSTGNPGMATAGSGDALTGIIGAFAANRKLHTLPTAAFAGTYLHGLAGDLAAHKVTEAALTTGDIIEHMPRAIKRIAEQEGKDGEQASSGQTV
- a CDS encoding response regulator, producing the protein MTSQCSECGYTVEVKKTAREDEGQEQESYLCPMCDSLIRVSALASPDEEEVELRFPHRRILVVEDSRSIRGMLKDVLEGAGLEVVVAEDGEKALDIFQKTKPDLVLLDLKLPKKSGFDVLREAKESGEGKEIPFLVMSAIYRDPEHIHRLRELGACGFIDKDNVFDTVLDRIHLHVSAA
- a CDS encoding nucleotide exchange factor GrpE encodes the protein MSDDRFIDLDEEEAQAEGASDQQARSSRQPQNEERPEETKKRKRSKEKEKEALRVVDRRFWARPAPGGGKGNGGEEAAEETSALLPTYVEELQEEIARLKQDIEKRDEKLRQTVEAYQALKEETEKFRVRVERDSERRLAQAKGDFLKDLLAVLDSFDRALDTLPEDSAEAGAYREGLQMIGEQFARFMKAAGLERFAPDGEPFDPATSEAMEVVAVESDEEHNLVLETLSAGYRLGDMLLRPAQVKVGKKSG
- a CDS encoding 3-deoxy-D-manno-octulosonic acid transferase, producing MADIRFVVFFLYSVLLGVVLLAALPYYAFRALAAPEIFEGLGERLGRTRGRPPQGCLWVVLSSLGEARAAEPLLRAMRERWPDLPLCVSAFTASGRSHLRALGLSGVQVFAPPLDFACLVRRVVKKIRPRLLVLVEGEVWPHLVREARRRGIPVVLASGRLSERAFRRWKFFGRFARRTWSALTEVWAQGEGDAERIRTLGASPERVRVLGNLKFDVEVRPSEEVLRRARNLAGERPVWVAGSVRPGEEALVLEAFAAVRQEFQNLLLFLAPRHPEKSEKALAEAGRGGSVRILRWSELQSSPEKTCDVVWVDALGVLASLYARADVVFVGGSLLPYGGHNILEPAYFAKPVLTGPFLKNFSDIAARFHERGAMLEVKDAAALADRVIHLLYDEPVRRVLGERAKSLLDENRGVAMRLLREIARYAEKFSDA
- the lpxK gene encoding tetraacyldisaccharide 4'-kinase; the encoded protein is MLSALAAPLMRLYEGVLSFRNDLYERGVFRERRLPVPVVSVGSLTVGGTGKTPVAECVARLLQARMGKRVCVLSRGYRRSQKISGPVVVSDGERLRASWSEAGDEPLVLAENLLGCASVVVCPSRVKGGAFAVDRLSAEAVVLDDGFQHRALARDANLLLIDGRDFLGNEKIFPRGPLREQPSAIRRADAVLFTRTPQGAEEAAAAWLRARAPGTPHFFCELRAGDAAWKEPPKGATKRIAAFCGLARPAQFKETLRSLGYDVALWKQFPDHHRYERADVDPFLAEARRRGAAALLTTQKDWVKVRELKKEWPLPAGFVRLHASVRKEDEFLKFLGEKSETEGR